The following proteins are co-located in the Pyrobaculum calidifontis JCM 11548 genome:
- a CDS encoding electron transfer flavoprotein subunit beta/FixA family protein, with product MKIVVLTKAAVPLSSAIRIDPKTGTLVREGVPLTTNVWDRDAVEFALKLRDKYGGEVIALSMAPPSGIPALESLIGMGVDRAILASDRVFAGADTWATAHVLAKTIEKYVPDYDLVVAGEETIDSTTAHIGAQTASWLGVPYVYYVYDAEVKGRTLIVRRFLEDEGVDEVYEVEMPAVISVLKGSQVPRETRLSRKLIAREHIQIISNNDLKLEPECVGLRGSPTVVAGLAPATYPPRKRVVIQGEPQEIVKKLVEILRQEGVI from the coding sequence ATGAAGATCGTAGTACTCACAAAGGCGGCCGTCCCCCTCTCCTCAGCAATTAGGATAGACCCAAAAACCGGCACCTTGGTCAGAGAGGGAGTTCCACTTACGACAAATGTTTGGGATAGAGACGCCGTAGAGTTTGCACTAAAGCTAAGGGACAAGTACGGCGGGGAGGTGATAGCGCTTTCCATGGCCCCTCCCAGCGGCATCCCAGCGCTGGAGAGTCTCATAGGCATGGGAGTTGATAGGGCAATTCTAGCGTCTGACAGAGTCTTCGCCGGCGCTGATACGTGGGCAACGGCGCACGTCCTTGCAAAAACCATTGAGAAATATGTGCCAGACTACGACTTAGTCGTAGCCGGGGAGGAAACCATTGACAGCACCACGGCGCACATAGGCGCCCAGACGGCCAGCTGGCTTGGCGTACCCTATGTGTACTACGTGTACGACGCCGAGGTTAAGGGGAGGACCTTAATAGTCCGGCGATTTCTCGAAGACGAGGGCGTAGATGAAGTATACGAGGTAGAAATGCCAGCAGTTATATCGGTGCTAAAAGGCTCGCAAGTTCCGAGGGAGACTAGATTGAGTCGAAAGCTCATCGCAAGAGAGCATATACAAATTATCAGCAACAACGATCTGAAGCTAGAGCCTGAATGTGTTGGACTACGTGGCAGTCCCACCGTGGTTGCAGGGCTGGCGCCTGCCACATATCCGCCTAGAAAGAGAGTAGTTATACAAGGCGAGCCGCAGGAAATAGTGAAAAAGCTAGTTGAAATATTAAGGCAGGAGGGAGTTATATAA
- a CDS encoding succinate dehydrogenase: protein MRAGKGIWEWFRGLNWERIYFAIHRLTAIYLVLYIFPRPYLVLLHGSWEEALKFDMTPIGRALAALFIFSIAFHGINGLRIMLIELGVIKGRPIREPIRFIPALRTSKLNWLLMALTIVGTVVGTLLGTYLVLYGSEVWP, encoded by the coding sequence ATGAGGGCGGGAAAAGGGATTTGGGAGTGGTTCAGAGGATTAAACTGGGAGCGCATATACTTCGCGATTCACAGACTAACCGCCATTTACCTCGTGTTGTACATATTCCCCAGGCCCTACCTCGTGTTGCTCCACGGCTCTTGGGAGGAGGCCCTAAAGTTCGACATGACGCCGATTGGGAGAGCCCTTGCGGCGCTCTTCATCTTCTCAATCGCATTCCACGGCATCAATGGGCTCAGGATCATGCTAATAGAGTTGGGAGTAATAAAGGGCAGGCCAATACGTGAACCCATAAGATTCATACCTGCGCTCCGGACGTCTAAACTTAACTGGCTACTTATGGCACTCACCATTGTAGGCACGGTAGTGGGTACACTCTTAGGCACATACTTAGTGCTATACGGCTCAGAGGTGTGGCCATGA
- a CDS encoding ferredoxin family protein: MSLKYFTIEERLNANAWDVDIHRPHIKIKDPDMCRKCEKKPCTYMCPAKCYVQQGDIIVLSTEACVECGTCRVVCPHGNIEWNYPRSGMGIWYRFT; the protein is encoded by the coding sequence ATGAGCTTGAAATATTTTACAATAGAGGAGAGGCTCAACGCCAATGCGTGGGACGTTGATATACATCGTCCTCATATAAAAATCAAAGATCCAGACATGTGCAGAAAGTGTGAAAAAAAGCCATGTACATATATGTGCCCAGCTAAGTGTTATGTACAACAGGGAGACATAATCGTGTTAAGTACCGAGGCGTGTGTAGAATGTGGAACATGCAGGGTCGTATGTCCACACGGCAACATAGAGTGGAACTATCCGAGGTCTGGCATGGGAATTTGGTACCGCTTCACCTAG
- a CDS encoding succinate dehydrogenase iron-sulfur subunit, which translates to MKSVIVKVKRYDGSKSWWQEYKVEVPSERISVLDVLLKIKEEQDPTLAVRYSCRMAICGSCGMVINGLPRLACQTLLSELKDSRLTVEPLWNHKVIKDLVVDTEPDFEKVRSVKPYIIRDAKEIYGSDAEFGQRPEELEKYYNFAYCIQCGLCMAACPILGSNEKFLGPMALAAAYRWSADSRDRGWEIRRAIIDAEDGLWPCHLAYTCSAVCPRGVDPGYAIQLLKSAILRRRRP; encoded by the coding sequence ATGAAGTCTGTAATAGTTAAGGTAAAGAGATACGACGGGTCTAAGAGCTGGTGGCAGGAGTACAAGGTTGAGGTGCCCTCGGAAAGAATTTCTGTGCTCGACGTACTGCTTAAAATTAAGGAGGAGCAAGACCCGACGCTGGCTGTGCGTTACAGCTGCCGCATGGCTATCTGCGGGTCTTGTGGCATGGTGATAAACGGTCTTCCTAGGCTTGCGTGTCAGACGTTGCTCTCAGAACTAAAGGATTCGCGATTAACCGTGGAGCCTCTTTGGAACCACAAAGTTATAAAGGACCTCGTGGTTGATACAGAGCCGGATTTTGAGAAAGTTAGGTCGGTTAAGCCGTACATAATTAGGGATGCGAAGGAAATTTACGGGAGTGATGCAGAGTTTGGACAAAGGCCCGAGGAGCTAGAGAAGTACTACAACTTTGCATATTGCATCCAATGCGGACTGTGCATGGCGGCGTGCCCAATACTGGGCTCTAATGAGAAATTCCTAGGGCCTATGGCTCTTGCGGCTGCGTATAGGTGGAGCGCTGATAGTAGAGACCGAGGCTGGGAGATAAGGAGAGCAATAATAGACGCAGAAGATGGGCTGTGGCCATGCCATTTGGCGTACACGTGCAGTGCCGTGTGTCCGCGGGGGGTGGATCCGGGCTATGCAATACAACTGTTAAAAAGCGCGATACTTAGGAGGCGGAGGCCATGA
- a CDS encoding DNA polymerase sliding clamp, with the protein MSVARALFPKGKEPRYAFEVLIRLLPEASLTFTQDGISIKALDPTKTSILDLSFYAASLEDYVLEEEVKVGLIFTTLKDVIKRIGATEKLEVEVDKERNRFNLYVYPKRGKEAGLVRRFSFPIVSVIEEEIPELSLTFDASFEVDAGVFDDLLAMVEEVSDWVQISVSPEGVTIRGVGEGGKAAEATLSQNDEALFSVSAEETVTAKYTVETLRDITGKLKSLSKRVKVELSENKPIKLTYEFTTGTFKTIVAPRAD; encoded by the coding sequence ATGAGTGTGGCCCGGGCGTTGTTTCCAAAGGGGAAGGAGCCGCGCTACGCCTTCGAGGTACTCATTCGCTTACTGCCAGAGGCCTCGCTCACGTTTACACAAGACGGAATTTCAATAAAGGCGCTCGACCCCACTAAGACCTCTATCCTCGACTTATCCTTCTACGCGGCGAGCCTAGAGGACTACGTCCTAGAGGAGGAGGTCAAGGTGGGCCTCATATTCACCACGTTGAAGGACGTAATAAAGCGCATAGGCGCCACAGAGAAGCTTGAGGTAGAGGTAGACAAGGAGAGGAACAGATTCAACCTCTACGTGTACCCAAAGAGGGGGAAGGAGGCCGGCCTCGTCCGCCGCTTCTCCTTCCCCATAGTCTCAGTCATAGAAGAGGAAATACCAGAGCTTTCTCTCACCTTTGACGCGTCGTTTGAAGTAGACGCAGGTGTATTCGACGACTTGTTGGCCATGGTGGAGGAGGTCTCCGACTGGGTGCAGATCTCAGTCTCGCCGGAGGGGGTAACCATTAGGGGCGTCGGCGAGGGCGGCAAGGCGGCTGAGGCCACGTTGAGTCAAAACGACGAGGCCTTGTTCAGCGTGTCGGCAGAGGAGACCGTGACGGCCAAATACACTGTTGAAACTCTGAGAGACATAACAGGCAAGCTCAAGAGCTTGTCCAAAAGGGTCAAGGTTGAGCTGTCTGAAAACAAGCCCATCAAGCTGACCTATGAGTTTACTACGGGCACTTTTAAGACTATTGTCGCGCCGAGGGCCGATTAG
- a CDS encoding electron transfer flavoprotein subunit alpha/FixB family protein produces the protein MPCSLWPPINKEEYKGVWVYLERDGDKLKDVGLELLGKARELAAKLGGTEVGGVIVAGTEEMAREAIYHGADKVVIVENPDLRVYTPAEYAEAIAKVVAKYKPEVFLIGATKRGRELAAYIANTLITGITADCTALDIDPKTRDLLQIRPTFGGTQLATIRTPQRRPQMASVRPGVFPKPPRDTSRVGQIIVEKVEISRRRTRLISVEKRLEKDVADLPPVESSDIVVAGGRGLGSAEGFKLLIELAKLLGGTVGASLMAVRAGWVPHNRQIGQTGKTIRPKLYIAVGISGAIQHLMGMQESKTVIAINPDPHAPIMQNADYAVVADYKQVIPLLIEELRKIKSQS, from the coding sequence ATGCCCTGCTCTCTCTGGCCTCCCATTAATAAGGAGGAGTATAAGGGAGTTTGGGTGTATTTAGAGCGCGACGGCGATAAGCTGAAAGATGTAGGCCTTGAACTCTTAGGGAAGGCGAGGGAGTTGGCCGCAAAGCTCGGCGGCACTGAGGTAGGTGGGGTAATAGTCGCGGGGACCGAGGAAATGGCACGTGAGGCAATTTACCACGGCGCAGATAAAGTCGTGATCGTCGAAAACCCTGATCTCAGAGTTTACACGCCCGCCGAATATGCGGAGGCAATTGCTAAAGTTGTCGCAAAGTATAAGCCAGAGGTATTCCTAATAGGGGCCACAAAGAGGGGGAGAGAACTAGCTGCGTACATAGCTAATACTCTTATCACGGGCATAACTGCGGACTGCACAGCGCTTGACATAGATCCAAAGACTAGAGATCTGCTACAAATACGCCCAACCTTCGGCGGCACTCAGCTTGCCACCATAAGAACTCCACAGAGGCGTCCGCAGATGGCCAGTGTGAGGCCCGGCGTATTTCCCAAGCCGCCGCGTGACACAAGCCGCGTTGGACAAATCATAGTGGAAAAAGTGGAAATTTCTAGGAGAAGAACTCGCTTGATATCAGTGGAGAAGAGGCTAGAAAAAGACGTGGCAGATTTGCCCCCAGTGGAGTCTTCCGACATAGTGGTGGCCGGGGGGAGGGGCCTCGGCTCTGCAGAGGGGTTCAAGCTGTTAATAGAGTTGGCCAAGCTGTTAGGCGGAACAGTGGGCGCCTCGCTCATGGCTGTACGCGCCGGGTGGGTTCCGCACAATAGGCAGATAGGTCAGACTGGGAAGACTATAAGGCCTAAGCTCTACATCGCCGTCGGAATCAGTGGAGCAATCCAACATCTAATGGGCATGCAAGAGTCTAAGACCGTGATTGCGATTAACCCAGACCCCCACGCCCCCATAATGCAAAACGCGGACTACGCCGTAGTGGCCGACTACAAGCAAGTAATACCGCTCCTCATAGAGGAGCTGAGAAAGATTAAGAGTCAGTCGTAA
- a CDS encoding succinate dehydrogenase — translation MPAVIMAAIALGKIPLEKALSTHPLVIIPYAFVKIGWGLIWAIVAVDWVVHGSHGMRRILGELVKSERGRRVLDVIINAIMIVTGIVMFYVLVFIPN, via the coding sequence ATGCCGGCGGTTATAATGGCGGCGATAGCTTTAGGAAAAATACCGCTTGAAAAGGCCCTTTCTACACACCCGCTTGTGATAATACCATACGCCTTTGTAAAAATCGGCTGGGGCCTCATATGGGCCATCGTTGCAGTAGACTGGGTAGTTCACGGCTCGCATGGCATGAGGAGGATCTTAGGGGAGCTTGTAAAATCTGAACGAGGCAGAAGGGTGTTAGACGTCATAATAAACGCCATAATGATCGTCACTGGGATCGTCATGTTCTACGTGCTAGTTTTTATACCGAACTAG
- a CDS encoding succinate dehydrogenase/fumarate reductase flavoprotein subunit, which translates to MEVLKYDLVIIGSGIAGLRAATAAAWASGGKISIAILSKIQAMRSHSGSAEGGMSAVLYPEKTGDSLELHAYDTVKGSDFLADQDAVQVLVEYAPREVRYLERIGVPWTREPDGRISQRPFGGMTIPRTTFAADKTGFFIMSTLFSETRRFENIHVYHEHFVTKLIVEGGEFKGVTAYDLKSGEFKLFYAKAGIIATGGAGRLYRFTTTAHSTTGETLGYALREGIAIKDMEFVQWHPTALVPSGILVSEAARGEGGYLINKEGERFMKRYAPQRMELAPRDIVSRAILTECAEGRGFQHESGMCYVGLDLRHLGEEKINSRIPFIRELAHKYAGVDVLSEPIPVRPAVHYTMGGIHTDTWGRVLTANGEWIRGLWAAGEAAAVSVHGANRLGSNSLSECSVWGRLTGEQAAKYAMEKAPLPEPDGKLLDIAKKEEARVFDKLIHRETNAPTPYEIKRQLNDIMEEHFGPFRHGSSMAEGLAKLKKLREAASSFKIVDGSRVYNQNLKDALEVDGMIDLALVVGIGAYTRTESRGAHYRLDYPKRDDVNWLKHTVAYLYGGEIKLTYTPVTITKWKPEERKY; encoded by the coding sequence ATGGAGGTTCTCAAATACGATTTAGTGATTATCGGCTCTGGCATTGCTGGGCTTAGGGCCGCCACGGCGGCGGCTTGGGCAAGCGGCGGCAAGATCTCAATAGCGATTCTCTCGAAGATACAGGCCATGAGGAGCCACAGCGGCTCTGCCGAGGGGGGCATGTCGGCTGTGCTGTATCCAGAGAAGACTGGGGACTCCCTGGAGCTACATGCCTACGACACTGTGAAGGGGAGCGACTTCCTTGCCGACCAAGACGCGGTTCAGGTACTTGTGGAATATGCGCCTAGGGAGGTCCGATACTTGGAGAGAATTGGAGTGCCTTGGACTAGGGAGCCCGATGGGAGAATTAGCCAAAGACCCTTTGGCGGCATGACTATACCGCGCACCACCTTCGCCGCGGACAAGACGGGGTTCTTCATAATGTCTACCCTCTTTTCTGAGACTAGGAGGTTTGAAAACATCCACGTGTACCACGAGCATTTTGTCACAAAGTTGATCGTGGAAGGCGGCGAGTTTAAAGGCGTGACGGCGTACGACCTCAAGAGCGGCGAGTTTAAACTCTTTTATGCGAAAGCCGGCATCATAGCCACTGGAGGTGCGGGGAGGCTGTACCGCTTTACTACAACGGCTCACTCCACCACGGGGGAGACCCTGGGATACGCACTTAGGGAGGGCATTGCGATAAAGGACATGGAGTTTGTCCAATGGCACCCCACGGCCCTTGTCCCCAGCGGCATTTTGGTGAGCGAGGCGGCGAGGGGGGAGGGCGGCTACCTAATAAATAAGGAGGGGGAACGGTTTATGAAGAGGTACGCCCCCCAGAGGATGGAGCTGGCCCCCAGAGACATTGTGTCGAGGGCTATTTTGACCGAGTGCGCCGAGGGGAGGGGGTTCCAGCACGAGTCTGGCATGTGCTACGTGGGCCTCGACCTTAGGCATCTAGGCGAGGAGAAGATTAATAGCAGAATTCCATTCATCCGCGAGCTGGCGCATAAGTACGCTGGCGTAGATGTATTGTCTGAGCCTATCCCAGTTAGACCAGCCGTGCACTACACCATGGGCGGCATTCACACAGATACATGGGGCCGTGTCTTAACCGCGAACGGCGAGTGGATAAGGGGCTTGTGGGCTGCCGGCGAGGCAGCGGCCGTCAGCGTACATGGCGCAAACCGGCTCGGCTCCAACTCGTTAAGCGAGTGCTCCGTGTGGGGCAGGCTGACGGGAGAGCAGGCGGCGAAATACGCCATGGAGAAGGCCCCACTGCCAGAGCCCGATGGAAAACTACTAGACATAGCCAAGAAAGAGGAGGCACGGGTCTTTGACAAACTCATCCACAGAGAGACTAACGCCCCCACTCCCTACGAAATAAAGAGGCAGCTGAACGACATAATGGAGGAGCACTTTGGCCCATTTAGACACGGGTCGTCGATGGCGGAGGGGTTGGCAAAGCTGAAAAAACTCAGGGAAGCGGCCTCCTCCTTTAAGATTGTCGACGGCAGCCGTGTGTACAACCAGAACCTGAAAGACGCCCTTGAGGTAGACGGCATGATAGACCTTGCGCTTGTCGTAGGTATTGGCGCATATACGAGGACAGAGTCTAGGGGGGCGCACTATAGGCTAGACTACCCCAAGAGAGACGACGTGAATTGGCTCAAACACACCGTTGCGTATCTATACGGAGGCGAAATAAAGCTCACATATACGCCGGTAACAATTACAAAATGGAAGCCAGAGGAGAGGAAGTATTAG